The genome window ATACCCAACCGCCGTTCCCGTCCCTGTTCTGGCCGCCCCAGGACTCCAAGGTCGCGCTCTACGAACTCGACGACATTTGGAAGTTTACGCTTTACTGGACCCTCATCCTCTATGGCCTGTTTCATCTGGGCGCCGTGGGTGTAGCCGTGTTGATGCAGATCGGCAAGAGGAGGTCTACCTGGAAATATCTCTGGATTGTGCCCCTGATCTATGCTTTTATCGCTGCGTGCGAAGCTGTCATAGCCGGCAGTGTTGTTGGGCTGATGTCGGTTCCCTGCTATTGCTGGTCAGGGTGTATATGCTGATGTTTGCAGGGTCGGTGCTGGCTATCTTGCTGGAAACTTCACCATGTCGACCTGGGTTCCGTTTGTATGGGGCTGGGTCAACgtcttggtgctgctggtcgCGTCCTTCAGAATCCAGGGCGGTCTGTAACTGGCGCCGAGACAATGGCTTTTGCGCTTCCTGGGCTTGAGTAGCACTCTTTGTCTGGGTTTGACAGAGTCAACAGTAAGCCCAGTCAACCGTCATGACAAACACAACGAGAGAGAGACCAGAAAAGCTTGCGCCTGTTTCAATGGATAGGTGCTTCAGTGCTCAGGACGTTGAAGTTGAGACAGCTCCATTGATTTATGCAGCATGAGAGATCCCAGCTATTGCGTCATAACGGGGTTCCACCCCTGTATGGTGGGGGCGCTCTAACATGCCTGCCGGCGCCCCAAATCTTCAGTTGACAGGGCAGAGACGCGATCCGACACTCAGAAACTCAGAAGCTTGACAGACGACGGTCCAGCCAAATCCTCAAAGACGAAGAGAAACAACAGCGAGTTCAACAATACTTGCGCTACAATACTAGCAATCACACCGGGGAATGGGTTAGGAGAAGAAAGCGCACAGCAAGGGCCTTTGTTTGCACGAGGCTTCCAAGCTGCCATCTTCCGAGCCGCACCGCTTTCAGATGGAGAGAACATACCGAGCATGGGTGCCTGACAGGTAAGTCTATAATTGTCTGATATTCTCCAACCCGTTTCAACCACTTTGTCCACCTCGACCTCTGCATCAACGCCATGGGGGAACCCAAGCGCGCAACCCTTCACACGACCGAGCTCAACGGCCAGGCGCCATCTCCGCGCAAGGTCACAGGCCGTAGTTCgacgacctcctcgacaagctcACAAAGAAAGATCCATCCTGTCGAACGTGCCAAgaccaccgaggaggatcccAAAGCTGACTCTGAAAGTGACAGCGCTCCGGCCTACAACAACCCAGACCGTCTCTACTACCCTCGACAGCCCAAGTCCCTCGCCGGGATCGCCGTCCGCTCCTTTTGCCTCGGAATAGCCCTCACGATTGGCATCTCGAGCACGCTCtacatcctcctcttcacctcctccccgctcTGGCGCCTGCCCTTTTTTCTCgcttccctctccacctttcACTTTCTCGAATTCTGGACCACGGCCGCGTACAACACCCGAGCAGCCGAGGTCTCGTCCTTTCTCCTCACGGCCA of Podospora pseudopauciseta strain CBS 411.78 chromosome 7 map unlocalized CBS411.78m_7, whole genome shotgun sequence contains these proteins:
- a CDS encoding uncharacterized protein (COG:S; EggNog:ENOG503P5VC), with the protein product MDRISRHIRRDAPPPGYTQPPFPSLFWPPQDSKVALYELDDIWKFTLYWTLILYGLFHLGAVGVAVLMQIGKRRSTWKYLWIVPLIYAFIAACEAVIAGSVVGLMVGAGYLAGNFTMSTWVPFVWGWVNVLVLLVASFRIQGGL